The proteins below are encoded in one region of Hordeum vulgare subsp. vulgare chromosome 3H, MorexV3_pseudomolecules_assembly, whole genome shotgun sequence:
- the LOC123439331 gene encoding 3-ketoacyl-CoA synthase 6-like, with translation MTLVLERSCIGDEAQVPPTMYYIPVYKSLKEARAEVEWVVFSVIDELLAKTGVKPDTLGILVINCSVFAPVPSISDMIVNKYKLRGDIRAVNLSGMGCSAGVTAVGLATKLLQATRPRGAHYALVVSTETITSNFYEGKERPMQVTNALFRVGGAALLLSTSKEKARFRLAHLVRTITAGASDRSYSCIFQEEDGEGKIGVNLSKDLPAVAADALRTNMTTIGLLVLPLSEQLLFAVRFLGYKLPMSGWRPSVKPLVPDFRKAFHHFCIHAGGPSVIDSVQRRLGLSHEDVEPSRMTLHRFGNTSSSSVFYEMAYIEAKGRMSKGDRVWMIGFGSGFHCVSAVWECIRPADEPDKAWAGCIRQYPVGDHSRAPNLPKN, from the coding sequence ATGACGCTCGTGCTCGAACGCAGCTGCATCGGCGACGAAGCCCAAGTGCCACCAACGATGTACTACATCCCCGTGTACAAAAGCTTGAAAGAAGCGCGTGCTGAGGTAGAGTGGGTCGTCTTCTCCGTCATCGACGAGCTGTTGGCAAAGACTGGCGTCAAGCCTGACACCCTCGGCATACTCGTCATCAACTGCAGTGTTTTCGCGCCGGTGCCGTCCATAAGCGACATGATCGTAAACAAATACAAGCTCCGCGGTGACATCCGCGCTGTAAACCTGTCTGGGATGGGGTGTAGCGCGGGTGTGACAGCGGTGGGGCTGGCGACCAAACTACTGCAGGCGACGCGGCCCCGTGGTGCGCACTACGCTCTGGTCGTGTCTACAGAAACAATCACCTCCAACTTCTACGAGGGTAAGGAGAGGCCCATGCAGGTCACCAACGCTTTGTTCCGTGTGGGCGGCGCCGCTCTGCTCCTGTCCACGTCCAAGGAAAAGGCGCGGTTCCGTCTGGCGCACCTTGTGCGAACCATCACCGCCGGCGCAAGTGACCGCTCCTACTCATGTATCTTCCAAGAGGAAGATGGCGAGGGCAAAATAGGGGTTAACCTATCCAAGGACCTCCCGGCCGTCGCCGCCGATGCGCTCAGAACAAACATGACGACCATCGGGCTCCTTGTCCTCCCACTCTCCGAGCAGCTGCTGTTTGCGGTACGGTTCTTAGGGTACAAGCTGCCGATGTCCGGGTGGCGGCCGTCCGTCAAACCGCTCGTTCCGGACTTCCGCAAGGCGTTCCATCACTTTTGCATCCACGCCGGGGGTCCGTCGGTGATTGACAGTGTCCAACGTAGGCTTGGACTGTCGCACGAGGATGTGGAGCCGTCGCGCATGACCCTTCACCGGTTTGGGAACACATCAAGCAGCTCGGTCTTTTACGAGATGGCCTACATTGAGGCCAAGGGTCGGATGTCCAAGGGCGATCGCGTTTGGATGATTGGTTTTGGATCCGGGTTCCACTGCGTCAGTGCTGTCTGGGAGTGCATTCGACCAGCAGACGAGCCGGACAAAGCATGGGCTGGGTGCATACGCCAGTACCCGGTCGGCGACCATTCCAGGGCGCCCAATTTGCCGAAAAATTGA